From Bacillus sp. Bos-x628, the proteins below share one genomic window:
- a CDS encoding response regulator, translating into MNEKILIVDDQYGIRILLNEVFHKEGYQTFQAANGLQALDIVKNHRPNLVLLDMKIPGMDGIEILKRMKLIDEDIRVIIMTAYGELDMIQESKELGALTHFAKPFDIDEIRDAVKEYLPLETNG; encoded by the coding sequence ATGAATGAGAAAATTTTAATTGTCGACGATCAGTACGGTATTAGAATATTGCTGAATGAAGTGTTTCATAAAGAAGGCTATCAAACTTTCCAAGCAGCGAATGGACTTCAGGCGTTAGATATTGTGAAAAACCATAGACCGAACCTCGTCCTGCTTGATATGAAAATACCCGGAATGGATGGAATTGAGATTTTAAAACGCATGAAATTAATTGATGAAGATATTCGCGTCATCATTATGACAGCGTATGGTGAACTGGACATGATCCAAGAGTCAAAAGAACTTGGCGCACTTACTCATTTTGCAAAACCATTTGATATTGATGAAATCAGAGATGCTGTAAAAGAATATTTGCCGCTTGAAACAAATGGTTAG
- a CDS encoding class II fructose-bisphosphate aldolase translates to MPLVSMTEMLKDAKEKGYAVGQFNLNNLEFTQAILQAAEAEKSPVILGVSEGAGRYMGGFKTVVAMVKALIEEYNVTVPVAIHLDHGSSFESCAKAIHAGFTSVMIDASHHPFEENVEITAKVVELAHIHGVSVEAELGTVGGQEDDVIADGVIYADPKECQELVERTGIDCLAPALGSVHGPYKGEPNLGFAEMEEIGKTTGLPLVLHGGTGIPTADIKRAISLGTAKINVNTENQIASAKAVRETLAAKTEEYDPRKYLGPARDAIKATVIGKMREFGSSNQA, encoded by the coding sequence ATGCCTTTAGTTTCAATGACAGAAATGTTGAAAGATGCAAAAGAAAAAGGTTATGCTGTCGGACAGTTTAACTTAAATAACTTAGAATTTACGCAAGCGATTTTACAAGCTGCTGAAGCTGAGAAGTCTCCAGTCATCTTAGGAGTATCAGAAGGAGCAGGACGCTACATGGGTGGCTTCAAAACAGTTGTCGCTATGGTGAAAGCGTTAATTGAAGAATATAATGTAACAGTTCCTGTTGCGATTCATTTAGATCACGGTTCAAGCTTTGAATCTTGTGCGAAAGCGATCCATGCAGGATTTACTTCTGTTATGATTGATGCTTCACACCATCCATTTGAAGAGAATGTGGAAATAACTGCAAAAGTAGTAGAACTTGCACATATCCACGGTGTATCTGTAGAAGCTGAGCTTGGAACTGTTGGCGGACAAGAAGATGACGTGATCGCTGATGGTGTTATTTATGCTGATCCAAAAGAATGTCAAGAGCTTGTAGAACGTACTGGCATTGACTGTCTTGCGCCTGCACTAGGCTCTGTGCATGGTCCATACAAAGGTGAACCAAACCTTGGTTTCGCTGAAATGGAAGAAATTGGAAAAACAACTGGTCTTCCGCTTGTTCTTCATGGCGGAACAGGCATCCCAACTGCTGATATCAAGCGTGCAATCTCACTTGGTACAGCAAAAATCAATGTCAACACTGAAAACCAAATTGCTTCTGCAAAAGCAGTTCGCGAAACACTTGCTGCAAAAACAGAAGAGTATGATCCACGTAAATATCTTGGACCAGCTCGTGACGCAATTAAAGCGACTGTTATCGGCAAAATGCGCGAATTTGGTTCTTCTAACCAAGCATAA
- the fsa gene encoding fructose-6-phosphate aldolase produces MLFFVDTANIADIKEAHELGILAGVTTNPSLVAKEKGVSFHDRLREITDVVSGSVSAEVISLKAEEMIEEGKELAAIAPNITVKIPMTTDGLKAVKALTDLGIKTNVTLIFNANQALLAARAGATYVSPFLGRLDDIGHNGLDLISEVKTIFDVHGLDTQIIAASIRHPQHVTEAALRGAHIGTMPLKVIKQLTKHPLTDAGIEQFLADWNK; encoded by the coding sequence ATGTTATTTTTCGTAGACACAGCTAATATTGCAGATATCAAAGAGGCACATGAACTTGGTATTTTAGCAGGTGTAACAACAAACCCTAGTTTAGTAGCGAAAGAAAAGGGCGTCTCATTCCATGATCGTCTCCGTGAAATCACTGATGTGGTTTCAGGTTCTGTCAGCGCTGAAGTCATATCCTTAAAAGCAGAGGAAATGATTGAAGAAGGTAAAGAGCTTGCTGCCATTGCCCCAAACATTACAGTCAAAATTCCAATGACAACGGACGGTCTTAAGGCAGTCAAAGCCTTAACGGATCTTGGCATTAAAACGAACGTTACCTTGATCTTTAATGCGAATCAGGCATTGCTTGCAGCTAGAGCTGGTGCGACATACGTTTCTCCATTCCTTGGTCGTTTAGATGACATTGGTCACAATGGTCTTGATCTCATTAGCGAAGTGAAAACCATCTTTGATGTTCATGGATTAGATACACAAATTATTGCTGCATCCATTCGTCACCCACAGCATGTGACAGAAGCCGCTTTAAGAGGTGCTCATATTGGCACAATGCCACTGAAAGTCATTAAGCAACTGACAAAACACCCGTTAACGGATGCAGGCATTGAACAATTTTTAGCAGATTGGAATAAATAA
- a CDS encoding UDP-N-acetylglucosamine 1-carboxyvinyltransferase, which produces MEKLNIAGGDPLRGTVHISGAKNSAVALIPATILADSPVTIEGLPHISDIYTLRDLLEEIGGKVIFEKGEMVVNPANMISMPLPNGKVKKLRASYYLMGAMLGRFKQAVIGLPGGCHLGPRPIDQHIKGFEALGAEVTNEQGAIYLRAEKLVGARIYLDVVSVGATINIMLAAVLAEGKTVIENAAKEPEIIDVATLLASMGAKIKGAGTDVIRIEGVESLHGCKHSIIPDRIEAGTFLIAGAAMGDEVVLDNVIPTHLESITAKLREMGFIIETSNDQMLIVGKNEGLKPVDIKTLVYPGFPTDLQQPMTALLTKAKGTSVVTDTIYSARFKHIDELRRMGANMKVEGRSAIITGQTQLQGAKVKASDLRAGACLVVAGLMADGVTEITGLEHIDRGYSMLEEKLEGLGATIWREKLNDREIEELQNS; this is translated from the coding sequence ATGGAAAAGTTAAACATTGCCGGCGGTGATCCCCTTCGCGGAACCGTACATATTAGTGGTGCAAAAAATAGTGCTGTTGCACTGATTCCTGCCACGATTCTCGCTGATTCCCCAGTCACAATTGAGGGCCTTCCGCATATTTCAGATATTTACACATTAAGAGATCTTTTAGAAGAAATCGGTGGGAAGGTCATATTTGAAAAGGGGGAAATGGTTGTCAATCCTGCAAATATGATTAGCATGCCGCTTCCAAATGGGAAAGTGAAAAAACTGCGTGCGTCCTATTATTTAATGGGTGCTATGCTTGGCAGGTTCAAACAAGCTGTCATTGGTTTGCCAGGAGGATGTCATCTAGGACCTAGGCCGATTGATCAGCATATCAAAGGCTTTGAAGCACTTGGGGCAGAAGTGACAAACGAGCAGGGTGCAATTTATTTACGTGCCGAAAAATTAGTCGGAGCCCGCATTTATCTTGATGTTGTCAGTGTAGGTGCGACCATCAATATTATGCTTGCTGCCGTGCTGGCTGAAGGAAAAACAGTCATAGAAAATGCCGCAAAGGAGCCTGAAATCATTGATGTGGCTACACTACTTGCAAGCATGGGAGCAAAAATCAAAGGGGCGGGTACAGATGTCATTCGTATTGAGGGTGTAGAATCTCTACACGGCTGCAAACATTCAATCATCCCTGACCGCATTGAAGCAGGTACATTTTTAATTGCTGGTGCTGCGATGGGGGATGAAGTTGTACTTGATAATGTCATACCAACTCATTTAGAATCAATTACGGCGAAACTTAGAGAGATGGGGTTCATAATTGAAACGAGCAACGATCAGATGCTGATTGTTGGGAAAAATGAAGGACTCAAGCCTGTCGATATCAAAACCCTTGTGTATCCAGGCTTTCCGACTGACCTCCAACAGCCGATGACGGCACTGTTAACAAAAGCGAAAGGCACAAGTGTGGTCACAGATACGATCTACTCTGCCCGTTTTAAGCACATTGACGAATTGCGCCGAATGGGTGCAAACATGAAAGTTGAGGGGAGATCTGCCATTATCACAGGACAAACACAGCTTCAAGGTGCAAAAGTAAAAGCGAGTGATTTGAGAGCGGGTGCTTGTCTAGTGGTTGCAGGATTAATGGCAGACGGTGTGACTGAAATCACAGGGCTTGAACATATTGACAGAGGATATAGTATGCTTGAGGAGAAGCTTGAAGGCTTGGGTGCAACCATCTGGCGTGAAAAGCTGAATGACCGAGAAATAGAAGAACTTCAAAATTCATAA
- the glpX gene encoding class II fructose-bisphosphatase gives MERSLSMELVRVTEAAALKSARWMGRGKKDEADDAATSAMRDVFDTIPMKGTVVIGEGEMDEAPMLYIGEKLGNGYGPRVDVAVDPLEGTNIVASGGWNALAVIAVADHGNLLNAPDMYMDKIAVGPEAVGCIDIEAPVIDNLRAVAKAKNKDIEDVVATILNRDRHEKIIAELREAGARIKLIDDGDVAGAINTAFDHTGVDILFGSGGAPEGVLSAVALKALGGEIHGKLLPQSEEEMRRCEKMGLDVGKVLRMEDLVKGDDAIFAATGVTDGELLKGVQFKGSVGTTHSVVMRAKSGTVRFVDGRHSLKKKPNLVIRP, from the coding sequence ATGGAAAGAAGTTTATCAATGGAACTAGTACGGGTGACAGAAGCAGCCGCGTTGAAATCTGCCCGCTGGATGGGAAGAGGGAAGAAAGACGAAGCGGATGACGCTGCAACTAGTGCGATGCGTGATGTATTTGACACAATTCCAATGAAGGGAACAGTCGTCATCGGCGAGGGAGAAATGGACGAAGCACCAATGCTTTATATCGGGGAAAAGCTTGGGAACGGATATGGACCTCGCGTTGACGTAGCCGTTGACCCACTGGAAGGAACAAATATTGTGGCAAGCGGCGGCTGGAATGCATTAGCTGTTATCGCTGTTGCTGATCATGGCAACTTGCTGAATGCACCTGATATGTACATGGATAAAATCGCAGTTGGTCCAGAAGCGGTAGGCTGTATCGATATTGAAGCACCTGTCATTGATAATCTTCGCGCTGTTGCAAAAGCGAAAAACAAAGATATTGAAGATGTTGTTGCAACGATTCTAAACAGAGATCGACACGAGAAAATTATTGCAGAGCTGAGAGAAGCAGGAGCAAGAATTAAACTGATCGACGATGGTGACGTTGCAGGTGCTATTAATACAGCATTTGATCATACAGGTGTTGATATTCTATTTGGTTCAGGTGGAGCGCCAGAGGGTGTCCTTTCTGCTGTTGCATTAAAGGCACTTGGTGGTGAAATTCATGGTAAGCTTCTTCCTCAAAGTGAAGAAGAGATGAGACGCTGTGAGAAAATGGGTCTAGATGTTGGAAAAGTTTTACGAATGGAAGATCTCGTAAAAGGGGATGACGCCATTTTTGCAGCTACCGGAGTGACAGATGGCGAGTTATTAAAAGGTGTACAATTTAAAGGGTCTGTTGGAACAACGCACAGTGTTGTCATGCGTGCGAAATCGGGTACTGTTCGATTCGTAGATGGCAGACACAGCTTAAAGAAAAAACCGAATCTTGTCATTCGTCCGTAA
- the rho gene encoding transcription termination factor Rho, protein MKDVSISSLENMKLKELYELAKRYKISYYSKLTKKELIFAILKANAEQEDLLFMEGVLEIIQSEGFGFLRPINYSPSSEDIYISASQIRRFDLRNGDKVSGKVRPPKENERYYGLLHVEAVNGDDPESAKERVHFPALTPLFPDRQMVLETQPNHLSTRIMDMMAPVGFGQRGLIVAPPKAGKTILLKEIANSISENHPEAELIVLLIDERPEEVTDIERSVAGDVVSSTFDEVPENHIKVAELVLERAMRLVEHKKDVIILMDSITRLARAYNLVIPPSGRTLSGGIDPAAFHRPKRFFGAARNIEEGGSLTILATALVETGSRMDDVIYEEFKGTGNMELHLDRSLAERRIFPAIDIRRSGTRKEELLVPKEHLDRLWAMRKSMSDTPDFVEKFMRKMKKTKTNQEFFDILTQEWKQANMSATRR, encoded by the coding sequence TTGAAAGATGTGTCGATTTCATCTTTGGAAAATATGAAATTAAAAGAGCTGTATGAGCTAGCAAAACGGTATAAAATCTCTTATTACAGCAAACTAACAAAAAAAGAATTGATATTTGCCATTTTAAAGGCAAATGCTGAACAAGAGGATCTCTTATTTATGGAAGGGGTTCTTGAAATTATTCAGTCTGAAGGGTTTGGCTTTTTAAGACCGATTAACTACTCCCCAAGTTCTGAAGATATTTATATTTCTGCTTCACAAATCAGACGCTTTGATTTGCGAAATGGAGATAAGGTTTCTGGAAAGGTACGCCCTCCAAAAGAGAATGAACGCTACTATGGACTTCTTCATGTTGAAGCGGTAAATGGGGACGACCCAGAATCAGCTAAGGAACGTGTTCACTTTCCTGCACTCACACCGCTATTCCCAGATCGCCAAATGGTTCTTGAAACACAGCCTAATCACCTGTCCACTAGAATTATGGATATGATGGCGCCGGTTGGGTTTGGACAGCGCGGGTTAATCGTGGCGCCGCCGAAGGCAGGGAAAACCATTTTGCTTAAAGAAATTGCAAACAGCATTTCAGAAAATCACCCTGAGGCAGAATTGATTGTCCTTCTAATTGACGAACGCCCTGAGGAAGTAACAGATATCGAACGTTCTGTTGCAGGGGATGTTGTTAGCTCAACCTTTGACGAAGTACCGGAAAACCACATTAAAGTAGCAGAGCTTGTATTAGAGCGTGCGATGCGTCTTGTTGAGCATAAAAAAGACGTCATTATTTTAATGGACAGCATTACAAGGCTCGCTCGTGCATATAACCTTGTCATTCCACCAAGCGGAAGAACGCTTTCTGGCGGGATTGATCCGGCTGCTTTCCATCGTCCAAAACGTTTCTTTGGTGCTGCGCGTAACATCGAGGAAGGCGGAAGCTTGACCATTTTGGCAACAGCACTTGTTGAAACAGGATCACGTATGGATGATGTGATCTATGAGGAGTTTAAAGGAACGGGGAACATGGAACTCCATCTGGACCGCTCTCTTGCGGAAAGAAGAATTTTCCCTGCCATTGATATTCGCCGTTCTGGTACAAGAAAAGAAGAGCTGCTTGTTCCAAAAGAGCATCTTGATCGTCTATGGGCCATGAGAAAATCCATGTCTGATACACCTGACTTCGTTGAAAAATTCATGCGTAAAATGAAAAAAACGAAGACAAACCAAGAATTTTTTGATATCTTAACGCAAGAATGGAAACAAGCAAATATGTCTGCAACTAGAAGATAG
- the rpmE gene encoding 50S ribosomal protein L31 has protein sequence MKTGIHPNYKKATVKCACGNEFETGSVKEEVRIEICSECHPFYTGRQKFASADGRVDRFNKKYGLK, from the coding sequence ATGAAAACAGGAATTCATCCTAACTACAAAAAAGCTACAGTCAAATGCGCTTGTGGAAATGAGTTTGAAACTGGATCAGTAAAAGAAGAGGTACGCATCGAGATTTGCTCTGAGTGCCATCCTTTCTATACAGGCCGTCAAAAATTCGCTTCTGCTGATGGACGTGTTGACCGCTTTAATAAAAAATACGGTCTTAAGTAA
- a CDS encoding thymidine kinase: MYVMKQSGWLEVICGSMFSGKSEELIRRAKRAVFAKQEVKIFKPMIDNRYSTSSVVSHNGSSVDAIAVASPKDIITHISEKTDVIGIDEVQFFDETIIDIVTQLADKGYRVIVAGLDQDFRGEPFGVVPHLMACAELVTKLQAVCSVCGSPASRTQRLIDGKPASYDDPIILVGAQESYEARCRHHHEVPRLDVGTTLDN, translated from the coding sequence ATGTATGTGATGAAACAAAGCGGTTGGCTTGAAGTCATCTGTGGTAGTATGTTTTCTGGAAAGTCGGAGGAATTGATTCGGAGAGCTAAAAGAGCCGTCTTTGCCAAACAAGAAGTTAAAATATTCAAACCAATGATTGATAACCGATATAGCACAAGTTCCGTTGTGTCACATAACGGTTCTTCAGTAGATGCAATTGCAGTTGCCTCACCAAAAGACATCATAACGCACATATCAGAAAAAACCGATGTCATTGGCATAGATGAGGTGCAATTTTTTGATGAGACAATCATTGACATTGTCACTCAATTGGCTGATAAAGGCTACCGAGTCATTGTTGCAGGCCTTGATCAAGACTTCAGAGGAGAGCCATTTGGTGTTGTTCCGCATTTAATGGCATGTGCAGAGCTTGTGACAAAACTTCAAGCAGTTTGTTCGGTATGCGGCTCCCCAGCGAGTAGAACACAACGCTTGATCGACGGTAAACCCGCATCCTATGATGATCCCATCATTCTAGTAGGTGCGCAGGAATCATATGAAGCACGATGCAGACATCACCATGAAGTACCAAGACTTGATGTTGGTACAACACTTGACAATTAA
- the malS gene encoding oxaloacetate-decarboxylating malate dehydrogenase, which yields MNNVKKTKEGYLETTLTGKDVLSIPTLNKGVAFSEEERQELGLEGLLPPTVLTLEQQAERAYKQFLAQPDRLRQNVYLSDLQNRNEVLFYKLLTDKLREMLPVVYTPTVGEAIQEYSHEYRRPHGVYLSIDNIDGIEKAFENLHATAGDIDLIVATDSESILGIGDWGVGGINIAIGKLAVYTAAAGIDPSRVIPVVLDVGTNNEKLLNDPLYIGNHHKRVQGEKYEEFIDAYVKTALKFFPKALLHWEDLGNKNARNIMKKYNDNILTFNDDIQGTGAITLAGVLAAVKKTGTQLKDHRIVIFGAGSAGIGIADQMRDKMVLEGLTEEEANNAFWTLDYRGLLTDQFEDEVLDFQKPYLRSSDEVDGWARDEKGQISFAETVRQVKPTILIGTSGQGGAFTEEIIKEMAAHTERPVIMPMSNPTPLAEAVPEDIFKWTDGRALVATGSPFENVVYNGIEHEIGQSNNAFVFPGLGLGSIVTESKIITKGMFVASANAIAEMVDYDHPGAGLLPSIDKLQEVSIQVAIAVAKAAIEDGVARKTPDNIEQAVKDAMWIPEYKKIVRA from the coding sequence ATGAACAACGTGAAGAAAACAAAAGAAGGTTACCTCGAAACCACTTTAACAGGTAAAGATGTATTATCAATTCCAACGTTGAACAAAGGTGTTGCTTTTTCAGAAGAAGAAAGACAAGAACTCGGACTAGAAGGCTTGCTTCCTCCAACTGTACTTACTTTAGAACAACAAGCAGAAAGAGCATATAAGCAATTTCTTGCTCAGCCAGACCGTCTACGTCAAAACGTATACTTAAGCGATTTACAAAACCGCAATGAAGTCTTGTTTTACAAACTGTTAACAGACAAGCTTCGCGAAATGCTGCCTGTTGTATACACACCAACTGTTGGTGAAGCGATTCAAGAATACAGCCATGAATACAGAAGACCTCATGGTGTCTATCTTTCAATCGACAACATTGATGGCATTGAGAAAGCATTTGAAAACTTACATGCAACAGCTGGCGATATCGACCTTATCGTTGCAACTGACTCTGAGAGCATTCTAGGAATTGGTGACTGGGGTGTTGGTGGTATAAACATTGCAATCGGTAAATTAGCGGTTTACACTGCAGCAGCAGGTATTGACCCAAGCCGTGTAATTCCGGTCGTATTAGATGTTGGAACAAACAACGAGAAATTATTGAATGATCCATTATACATCGGAAATCACCACAAACGAGTACAAGGTGAAAAGTACGAAGAATTTATTGATGCTTATGTGAAAACAGCACTCAAATTCTTCCCGAAAGCATTGCTACACTGGGAAGATCTTGGTAACAAAAATGCACGTAACATCATGAAAAAATACAACGATAACATCTTGACATTTAACGATGATATTCAAGGTACTGGTGCCATTACTTTAGCGGGAGTTCTTGCAGCTGTCAAGAAAACTGGTACACAATTGAAAGATCACCGTATTGTGATCTTCGGAGCAGGTTCAGCTGGTATCGGAATCGCAGATCAAATGCGTGACAAAATGGTACTTGAAGGTCTTACTGAAGAAGAAGCGAACAATGCATTCTGGACATTAGATTACAGAGGACTATTAACAGATCAATTTGAAGATGAAGTGCTTGATTTCCAAAAACCATATCTTCGTTCATCTGACGAAGTAGATGGCTGGGCACGTGACGAAAAAGGACAAATTTCCTTTGCAGAAACAGTTCGCCAAGTGAAGCCGACAATTTTAATCGGTACGTCAGGTCAAGGTGGAGCTTTCACAGAAGAGATCATCAAAGAAATGGCAGCTCATACAGAGCGTCCTGTTATTATGCCAATGTCTAACCCAACACCACTTGCTGAGGCAGTGCCAGAGGATATATTCAAATGGACAGACGGTCGTGCACTTGTTGCAACAGGTAGCCCATTTGAAAACGTTGTATACAACGGAATCGAACATGAAATTGGACAATCAAACAATGCGTTTGTCTTCCCAGGTCTTGGTCTTGGTTCAATCGTAACGGAGTCAAAAATCATCACAAAAGGAATGTTTGTGGCTTCTGCAAATGCAATTGCGGAAATGGTTGATTATGATCATCCAGGTGCTGGTCTACTGCCAAGTATTGATAAATTACAAGAAGTTTCAATTCAAGTTGCGATTGCTGTAGCTAAAGCAGCGATCGAAGATGGGGTAGCAAGAAAGACTCCAGATAATATCGAACAAGCTGTAAAAGATGCAATGTGGATTCCTGAATATAAGAAAATTGTAAGAGCATAA
- a CDS encoding AEC family transporter, whose translation MDFLNILVLLAPIFFVIALGWFAGHFGSYDVKSAKGVSTLVTKYALPAHFIASILSTPKDKFYSQIPFFVALILGILGFYVIILFVTKFVFKYDLTDSSIFSLNSAQPTFAFMGIPVLGSIFGAQEVAIPIAITGIVVNALLDPIAIIVSTVGEKTKGKVKEGESFLKMTTKAILHGLSEPLALAPLVSIILVLLGFKLPEIGHDMLEEIGSVTSGVALFAVGVTVGIRKIKLSLPAFSIALLKVAVQPILMYFIAILLGLSADEITKAVLLVAFPGSAVAAMIATRFEKQEAETASAFVISAILSLITLPIIIALTV comes from the coding sequence ATGGACTTTTTAAATATTTTGGTCCTCCTAGCACCGATTTTTTTCGTTATCGCGCTGGGTTGGTTCGCAGGGCACTTCGGCAGCTATGACGTTAAATCTGCAAAAGGTGTAAGCACACTTGTGACAAAGTATGCTTTGCCAGCGCACTTTATCGCCAGCATTCTGTCTACCCCAAAAGATAAATTCTATAGTCAAATCCCATTTTTCGTTGCACTCATTTTAGGGATTCTCGGTTTTTATGTCATTATCCTATTTGTTACAAAGTTTGTTTTTAAATATGATTTAACAGATTCTTCTATATTCTCATTAAACTCAGCTCAACCGACCTTTGCATTCATGGGGATTCCGGTCTTAGGCAGTATATTTGGGGCTCAAGAAGTTGCAATTCCTATTGCGATTACCGGAATAGTTGTAAATGCATTGCTTGATCCAATTGCGATTATTGTTTCAACTGTCGGTGAAAAAACAAAAGGTAAAGTCAAAGAGGGCGAAAGCTTCTTAAAGATGACAACAAAGGCCATTTTGCACGGTTTGTCAGAGCCGCTAGCACTCGCGCCGCTTGTAAGTATCATTCTTGTTCTTCTAGGATTTAAACTTCCTGAAATTGGACATGACATGTTAGAAGAAATCGGAAGCGTTACATCAGGGGTTGCGCTATTTGCAGTCGGTGTTACTGTTGGTATCCGTAAGATTAAATTAAGCCTACCAGCATTTAGTATCGCATTGCTAAAAGTAGCTGTACAACCTATACTTATGTATTTTATCGCCATTCTTCTAGGTCTTTCAGCTGATGAAATCACAAAAGCTGTATTACTTGTTGCCTTCCCTGGTTCAGCAGTTGCGGCCATGATTGCTACAAGATTTGAAAAGCAGGAAGCAGAAACTGCATCCGCGTTTGTAATTAGTGCGATCTTGTCATTGATTACCTTACCAATTATTATTGCCCTGACCGTATAA
- the racA gene encoding chromosome-anchoring protein RacA encodes MNTNEVAKEIGVSSKTIQRWVKQLHIPVARNELGHYEFSEDNVMLLKQVKQQLSDGVLLQEIRLPIDEETAHQLAPAAESKIYTQRVEALEQQVKQLLQQPSHANAFEHRLNELERKLAKKADEGVSYQLLQHRREIEDLTARLEHLTTSLKQLSKVKEEKETAHSEIKKKRVLFPLFQSFR; translated from the coding sequence TTGAATACAAATGAGGTTGCAAAGGAAATTGGTGTCTCTTCAAAAACGATTCAGCGCTGGGTCAAACAACTCCATATCCCTGTCGCCCGGAACGAACTTGGGCATTATGAATTCTCTGAAGACAATGTGATGCTGCTCAAGCAAGTTAAACAGCAACTAAGTGATGGTGTGCTTCTGCAAGAGATTAGACTACCAATTGATGAAGAGACGGCCCATCAGCTCGCACCTGCCGCAGAATCTAAAATTTATACACAAAGAGTTGAAGCACTAGAACAGCAAGTAAAACAACTGCTTCAACAGCCATCACACGCCAATGCTTTTGAACATCGTTTAAACGAGCTTGAGCGGAAGCTTGCGAAAAAAGCCGATGAGGGTGTCTCTTATCAGCTATTACAGCATCGAAGGGAAATTGAAGATTTAACTGCACGGCTCGAACACCTGACTACTTCACTCAAACAACTATCCAAAGTAAAAGAAGAAAAGGAAACCGCACACTCTGAGATCAAAAAGAAACGTGTGCTTTTCCCTCTCTTTCAATCATTTCGCTAA